The stretch of DNA TTCAAGGCCGAGAAGGCCACGGAAGCCATGCGCCGGATGCTGCCGAGCCAGGCCATCGTGCGCCGCGACGGAGCCATTCGCCAGATCGAGGCCCATGTCCTGGTCCCCGGCGATATCCTGATTCTGGCCGAGGGGGATCGTATCTGCGCCGACGCGCGGCTGGTGGACTCGGCCGAACTGCGCGTGGACCAGTCGACCCTGACCGGGGAATCCCTGCACGTCCGCAAAACCCACGCCGCGACGCCGCGAGATGGCCGCCCCCGCATCGAAATCCCGAACCTGGTCTTCGCCGGGACCAACGTGGTTTCCGGGACAGGCACGGGCGTGGTTCTGGCCACGGGCATGGAGACCGAATTCGGCCGCATCGCGGCCTTCACCCAGGGCATGGGGGCCGACCTCTC from Deltaproteobacteria bacterium encodes:
- a CDS encoding cation-transporting P-type ATPase; amino-acid sequence: MTAPSPLPSNQPPPPGRETLSPEQLFRAAASRPEGLTESEAWERMARHGPNTIREQGRTPLVIKFLANFVHLMAILLWIAGGVAFIARMPQLAISIWTVNLINGAFSFWQEFKAEKATEAMRRMLPSQAIVRRDGAIRQIEAHVLVPGDILILAEGDRICADARLVDSAELRVDQSTLTGESLHVRKTHAATPRDGRPRIEIPNLVFAGTNVVSGTGTGVVLATGMETEFGRIAAFTQGMGADLS